The genomic DNA CATGCCACTTGGACGACACTGGTAATGCGTTCTCTGTCCGATGCTCCTTGATCTTAACGACACTGTTGTGGGCGTTAAGCCTCAAGCCCTGCGCACCGATGCAGCTCCGGCGGTCTGGCGGCTCCGTCAGCGGCGCCAGCTCACACTGATGACTAAGACCCATCCGACCCTTCACCGCGTAGGCGGCTGCCCTTGTCCAAGTGTTGCCCGGGGCATTCGCTTACCTGATGACGTCTAAACCCAAACTTCCACTCGATTCTGTCTCGCCGAGTCCAATCTCACGCGACTCCTAATCTTCACTGCCCCCGACTTTGGAGACTCACGTCCAACCCATGAATGTGCAGGAGGAGTGCTCTCTGAGTGAGAAGCAATAATGTCTGTTGTGGCCGAGTCAGTATATTCCGTCCCAtcttcccctctcccttgGTTTTACGTCAACCCCAAACATGCCGTTGTTGACATCCGCCGTTCCCTGCGCACAGTCAAGTCCGTCGCTTAGACGCGCAGCTGGATCGGATTCCTCTGGGCCTGAGCCTCTcccaagaagacggcgagctTTCTGCCGAGGAGCATGGCATTTTTAACTCTGCCACGGTAGACgccttgtcgtcgccgagaaTCGACGAGCTTCTGCACATCGCGAGAGCTCTGTCCAccacctcgtcctcgctctcgCTGCTCCCTTCCCAGAGGATCCGCGCTCTACTGCATCAGTCAAAGCTGGCAGAGTGGGACTTCCAGGCCGAGAAAAGCCAGGGGGCTGGGCGAGGTCATTATCAATCAGAAATTGAATGGCTCCTCATCAGCAAGGCCACTGTACAAACCTACGGAATCATCTTAAACACCCTCCTGGACCAGATCATTCCCCTGAGTGATGAGATGTGGTACTGGGACGAGGTTTTGAGTTCATATACTTATAGCAGCCTCTACACCGTACAGACATCGCCGTTACGCTTATGGGCACTGACCAAAGACGTTTACCACGAGAGCAAACATCGGATACAAAACATCAGCCACGCACCAGGAGACCTCGTTGAGTCGACGCGGACCGGGCTATCTCAGCAATGGAAACAGTTTTACGGCATTGTGCGGGACAGCATTAGAGACTCCTCGATTACGACCCTTCAGCGCAAGGTTCTTTCGCCTGTGGCCCTCAGCCGTGGTGAAGCCAGGAGGAAACTGGCCCATCTTAAGCGTCTGCGAGACATGATAGCAAGCGGTCTCGgcgtccttgtcgacgaaGGACTGACATTCggcggagacgacgatgacgacgacaagagcGAGGCAGGCGTCAACAGCCACGACTGGAAAGGTGTGGTAGAGAGAAGTGTGGCTCTCATGGACATGGTCTTAAAGGAAGCGTTGGTTCTCGAGTATGGGGTCAGCGAGTTCGAGGACAAGGTCTTTGCCGGAGTCGAGGAAGATCCAGAACTTAGTATCCATATCGAGGACGCCAACGCCGTGGAAAAGCCTTCCGTTCTCGCCAGACGCCTCCTCAACATTCTCGACACCGGGCTTCCCAATCACGTCGCCGCTGCGCAGATTCTTGTTCGCAACAACGGTCGCCCGTCAAGACTCATTCGGTACTGGTTGCCCGCAACTGCCGCTCTgctgtcgtcgacgaccatTCTCCGACTTCTCGCCAATCGGCGTGCCGAGATCCTCGGCTGGATCCAGGACATTGGGGCCACGGCTCGCGACTTTTGGTTCAACTGGGTCGTCGAGCCGACACGCAAGATTGTGGGAACTATCCGTCACGACTCGAGCAGCGAGATTGCCATCATGAGCCGAGACAGCCTGAAAGCCGACCGCGAAAGCCTGGAACGCATGGTTGTGGATTTTGCCTTGGACAAGCCTCATTTTGTGGGCGATGGCGCCTCGCTTACCGATGTTCAGATTGCCGATCTCAGGACCAAGGTCAGCGAAGGAGACGTCACGCCGGTCCTCCGCGCATTCGAAAAGGACCTGAGAACCCCATTCGTAGGCGCAATCAAGGGCGACCTCGTTCGATCTCTTCTCATCCAGGTGCAAAAGACCAAGGTCGACCTAGAGGTAGCCATTAGCGGCATCGACTCGTTGCTAAAGAGCCAGGAACTGGTCTTTGGCTTCGTGGGCCTCACCCCCGGTGTGCTCGTCTCGATCGGCATTGTCCAATATCTTCGCGGCATCTTCGGCGCCCGCAGGGGAGCCCGTCACAGCCATAAGGCTGGAAAGAGCATTCGAGTGTTGCGCAACATTGATCGAATCTTCTCGGAGGCGACGCCATCGCAGAACAATCTTCTTTCCTACAAGGATCACGGCCTGCTTCTGTGCGAGGTGCACGTGCTGCGTAACCTGATGCAGAGAGCGCTGCCCCGCGACAGGCAAAGGGAATTCCGAGAGGATTTGGACGACCTTGCCAACCTGAAAGGCATTCAGGTGCAGATTAGGGCATTGGATCGCATTCGCTGGGCCTACGCCAGATGGCTACAGTGAAGGtaaagaggaggaggaagagagagagccttGGGCGCAATAACGATTCGCATGGATACACGGTCTTACGGGTTTCAGCATTCAGGTCACTTTTATTACGCACAGCGGGAACTGCCTTTGCAGTGGGATTTGTACCACATCTGTGTATTCGCTGGAGGCATGAATTGTCAAAGGAGCATTGCAAACTAGCACCGGAGCTTAGCAGGCGGCATTTGTCACTATGGACGGCGGTTGAATCAAAAAGTCGGTGTCTTGGCGCAATTGAGCATGATTATCACCAACCTACGGCGTTGATGACCTGAGGCGCGGGATAGGTAGGCGATTTCCCGGCTCGCTATGTGTGACGGTTGCGCCTTGTGAACCCCAATTGCCCGGCTCGGGTTGCTCAGATTAGGGACCCGTGACCCAGGTTGGGGACCTGGACCCTGAGGCGAGACAGTGCGATGACGTTGGCGTGGCTTTGCAACCTGGGCAAGCCTGACGAAGGCGGGAAACCGACCGAGCGCATTTGACACTGTTGACTACCTAGAGAAacgagaggggaggggggcagtAAGTGCAACTGCAACTCAAGGTAGACAGTGAGGATAACGCCCAAAAAAAGAGTCCGCTGGTTAGTCGGCCAAACCGGGCTTTGTTACAACGAGCAGGTGattgctgatggtgttgaccCTGGTGCTCTTGCTTCCGTGATAAGGACAGTCAACAGGACAGATTGCGGTGCTTGCCAGGGAGAGGTAACGACGTCGGATCTACGTCGGAGGGCAGCGAAAGGTTAAATGGAGGAAAGCAAAACCAACCTCCTTGGTAGATCCAAGCGCCTCGTTGCAGAAATAAAGTGACGTTGCGGACAGGGAGTTGGTGAAGTAGGCAGTGTAGTGTTGTTCTCTGGGAGAGTCAGCAGCGGGCTAGGTACGTTGCGGACAGTGTGCTAGACcgcccaccaccagcaccaaATCCCTTAGGCCCTGTCCCAGCAGGACCAGCACAAGCGCCAGTTCAGGTCGGGTCGGTCAAGCAAGAATGGCCGGGTCGTGTCTTACCCCAGACGAAGACGCCACTCTCACCCCCCCTAAAGACAAGCGATTCGACGGGGACGCTACGCTGCCTGGTGCTACgtacctcctcctccctccctcctccctcctcagTAAAGTGGACTTGTACAGTGCCCGCCTCTCGCCTGCAGCCCGGAACTGACTGCATACGTAcctgtactctgtacctaCCTTGCCTATTCCTACCTTCTCCTACCTTACGGCAGACAACCAGGCCGATTTCCTAACACATCCCAAAACCGATTCCATCCCACCCCCCCGTACCTCCGAATCCGACGGCAAACATCGCGACaactctctctccttctAAATCCCCGTCATCTCGATTACAACAACTAGCTCGGCACCCTTACGTCGTCCCGGAGAAGCATCACTGTCCCCTCAAGATCGACCCTCTTGGTTCTCAGTCCCTGACCatacgccgccgccaaaatGTCGAACAACCGCAACTACGACTTCCTTGTACGTGTCGAATGCCGCTGCCCCTCCCTACACTTCGTCCCACCCCTTGGCTCGAGACGGTCGAGTCGAATTCCCTGAATGCATCCCCTTTATTTTGGGAAGGCGCTGTCCTTCCCTTGCAACAGGACCATGAGTGGAACAAAATACAACATCGTGTTCACATGTGGCTGACAAGCACCCCAGAtcaagctgctgctgatcGGCGACTCGGGCGTAGGCAAGTCCTGCTGCCTGTTGCGCTTCAGCGAGGACTCCTTCACGCCGTCATTCATCACGACTATCGGCATCGACTTCAAAATTCGCACCATCGAGTTG from Colletotrichum higginsianum IMI 349063 chromosome 3, whole genome shotgun sequence includes the following:
- a CDS encoding ATP synthase regulation protein NCA2 — protein: MSVVADQVRRLDAQLDRIPLGLSLSQEDGELSAEEHGIFNSATVDALSSPRIDELLHIARALSTTSSSLSLLPSQRIRALLHQSKLAEWDFQAEKSQGAGRGHYQSEIEWLLISKATVQTYGIILNTLLDQIIPLSDEMWYWDEVLSSYTYSSLYTVQTSPLRLWALTKDVYHESKHRIQNISHAPGDLVESTRTGLSQQWKQFYGIVRDSIRDSSITTLQRKVLSPVALSRGEARRKLAHLKRLRDMIASGLGVLVDEGLTFGGDDDDDDKSEAGVNSHDWKGVVERSVALMDMVLKEALVLEYGVSEFEDKVFAGVEEDPELSIHIEDANAVEKPSVLARRLLNILDTGLPNHVAAAQILVRNNGRPSRLIRYWLPATAALLSSTTILRLLANRRAEILGWIQDIGATARDFWFNWVVEPTRKIVGTIRHDSSSEIAIMSRDSLKADRESLERMVVDFALDKPHFVGDGASLTDVQIADLRTKVSEGDVTPVLRAFEKDLRTPFVGAIKGDLVRSLLIQVQKTKVDLEVAISGIDSLLKSQELVFGFVGLTPGVLVSIGIVQYLRGIFGARRGARHSHKAGKSIRVLRNIDRIFSEATPSQNNLLSYKDHGLLLCEVHVLRNLMQRALPRDRQREFREDLDDLANLKGIQVQIRALDRIRWAYARWLQ